A region from the uncultured Macellibacteroides sp. genome encodes:
- a CDS encoding trehalase family glycosidase, which yields MTNRRNFLKRSLTVAGASVLPLGAFAQSSGEDKDKPKYKLPYKNTYLKEPLVTENEYRIASAETIPVRSFAEAKKILPQPIWKGHDKEIEMYWKAWEIGIRNIKAPEKGSGFVSSYIDTAYNGNIFMWDSAFITMFARYGTRFFPFQRTLDNFYAKQHPDGFICREIKADGADCFERYDPVSTGPNIIPWSEMIYYKQFGDTERLHKIFPALCAYYKWLKLNRTWRNGTYWSSGWGTGMDNMPRVEAKYNMIYSHGHMIWIDACLQQLFIAGLLLEMGFYLERWQEIEEFEDEAKMLKKYINEHMWSDKENFLFDEYADGSLSSTKGIHAYWALLTDVLDKDRLDKFVAHLEDKETFNRLHRIPSLAANNPKYKENGRYWQGGVWPGATYMVINGLMDKGYKQLAHDIALNHYNNVLEVYKKTGTFWEYYAPESVDPGFMARPDFIGWTGLPPVSVLIEYIFGIRSNVYEKKMSIHVNLLEEHGIKEYPYGTEGIVSLLIKPRTSKEQEPAVEVKSNVPFELTLYWGEKTKVIQVKEGTQTV from the coding sequence ATGACAAACAGACGTAATTTTTTAAAACGATCGCTGACTGTAGCAGGAGCTTCAGTGCTTCCATTGGGTGCTTTTGCGCAATCATCCGGAGAGGATAAGGACAAGCCCAAATACAAACTTCCCTATAAAAACACCTATCTAAAGGAGCCGTTGGTAACTGAAAACGAATACCGGATCGCTTCTGCGGAAACAATTCCCGTGCGTTCGTTTGCCGAAGCGAAAAAGATTTTACCTCAACCCATTTGGAAGGGTCACGATAAGGAGATCGAAATGTATTGGAAAGCCTGGGAGATAGGCATCCGCAACATCAAGGCTCCCGAAAAAGGGTCGGGGTTTGTGTCCAGCTATATCGATACCGCCTACAATGGTAATATTTTTATGTGGGACTCGGCATTCATTACTATGTTTGCCCGTTATGGCACCCGTTTTTTCCCCTTTCAACGTACGTTGGATAATTTCTATGCAAAACAGCATCCCGACGGATTTATATGCCGTGAGATCAAAGCCGACGGAGCCGATTGCTTTGAGCGGTATGATCCGGTAAGTACAGGACCGAACATTATACCGTGGAGCGAGATGATTTATTACAAACAGTTTGGCGACACCGAACGTTTGCATAAGATTTTTCCAGCTCTTTGTGCTTATTATAAATGGCTTAAACTAAATCGCACCTGGCGCAACGGAACCTACTGGAGTAGCGGCTGGGGAACCGGAATGGATAATATGCCACGGGTGGAAGCCAAATATAACATGATATATAGTCACGGACACATGATATGGATCGATGCCTGTCTGCAGCAGCTTTTCATCGCTGGTCTTCTACTGGAGATGGGTTTCTATCTTGAACGCTGGCAAGAGATCGAAGAGTTTGAAGATGAAGCAAAAATGCTCAAGAAGTATATCAACGAGCATATGTGGAGCGATAAGGAGAACTTCCTGTTCGACGAATATGCCGATGGATCGCTTTCTTCTACCAAAGGAATCCATGCGTACTGGGCCTTGCTTACCGATGTGCTTGATAAGGATCGTCTGGATAAATTCGTGGCTCATCTGGAAGACAAGGAAACCTTTAACCGACTGCACCGGATTCCTTCCCTTGCAGCAAATAATCCTAAATACAAGGAGAATGGCCGTTACTGGCAAGGCGGCGTATGGCCTGGTGCTACCTATATGGTGATTAATGGCCTTATGGATAAAGGTTACAAGCAGCTAGCCCACGATATAGCCCTCAATCATTACAATAATGTGTTGGAAGTATATAAGAAGACAGGAACTTTCTGGGAATATTATGCTCCCGAAAGTGTTGATCCGGGCTTTATGGCCCGTCCCGATTTTATCGGGTGGACAGGTCTTCCTCCGGTTTCGGTGTTGATAGAATATATCTTTGGAATCCGTTCCAATGTGTACGAAAAGAAGATGAGCATACATGTTAACCTGTTGGAGGAGCATGGAATTAAAGAGTATCCATACGGAACAGAAGGAATCGTTTCTTTGCTCATTAAGCCAAGAACTTCGAAGGAGCAAGAACCCGCTGTTGAGGTGAAGAGTAATGTTCCTTTCGAACTAACACTGTACTGGGGAGAAAAGACGAAAGTAATCCAGGTGAAAGAAGGTACGCAAACAGTATGA
- a CDS encoding alkaline phosphatase — protein sequence MKTKITNPKRVLVVLLVSAFFLSGTGITAQSRRDVEQTYILNQPYETVKVKAPKGKKIKNVILMIGDGMSLMHVYSAWTANRGKLNLDNSMAVGLSKTYCLDKLITDSGAGGTALATGQKTIYHAVGVDANGKPLETLTDRAKAKSLSTGVVVTCRLNDATPADFCCHNIDREQSEAIVADYVDCGVDFVFGGGAKYFENRTDGRNIFNELQGKGYQIQRSWEELTKATSGKLFTVTDSLDLSVPAERGDILARASLKAIDVLDKNKKGFFLMIEGSQLDDYGHFNDLDMLMQEVHDFDRTIGKVFEWAAQDGETLVVVTADHETGGLTLVDGDLKKGEIVGKFSTGGHSGVMVPVYAFGPGANNFTGIYENSDIFKKITTLMGW from the coding sequence ATGAAAACAAAAATAACAAATCCGAAACGAGTTCTTGTTGTCCTACTGGTTTCTGCATTCTTTCTTTCAGGAACGGGTATTACAGCTCAAAGCCGCAGGGATGTGGAGCAGACTTATATATTGAATCAGCCGTACGAAACAGTTAAAGTAAAAGCTCCAAAGGGAAAGAAAATCAAGAATGTGATTTTAATGATTGGCGATGGTATGAGTTTGATGCATGTGTACAGTGCGTGGACAGCCAACCGGGGTAAGCTGAATCTGGACAATTCGATGGCGGTAGGGCTATCAAAAACGTATTGCCTGGATAAGCTCATAACCGATTCCGGTGCGGGAGGTACGGCTTTGGCAACGGGACAGAAAACAATTTACCATGCAGTAGGTGTGGATGCCAATGGAAAACCGTTGGAAACACTTACAGACAGAGCAAAAGCAAAGAGCTTGTCGACCGGAGTGGTGGTTACCTGCCGGTTGAACGATGCTACACCGGCCGACTTCTGCTGTCATAATATTGACCGCGAACAGTCGGAAGCCATTGTTGCCGATTATGTGGATTGCGGGGTTGACTTCGTGTTTGGCGGAGGTGCTAAGTATTTCGAAAACCGTACCGACGGTCGAAACATATTTAACGAACTGCAAGGTAAAGGATACCAGATTCAGCGTTCGTGGGAAGAGCTGACAAAGGCAACGAGTGGAAAATTATTTACTGTAACCGATTCGCTGGATCTTTCGGTTCCCGCCGAACGTGGAGATATACTGGCCAGGGCTTCCCTCAAAGCCATCGATGTACTTGATAAAAACAAGAAAGGGTTCTTTCTTATGATTGAAGGGTCGCAGCTGGATGATTACGGCCATTTTAATGATTTGGATATGCTGATGCAGGAAGTGCACGACTTCGACCGTACCATTGGCAAAGTGTTTGAATGGGCGGCACAAGATGGCGAGACGCTGGTTGTTGTTACAGCCGATCATGAAACCGGTGGACTAACTCTTGTAGATGGTGATCTGAAAAAGGGAGAGATTGTAGGAAAATTCTCAACGGGAGGTCATAGCGGTGTAATGGTTCCGGTATACGCTTTTGGTCCGGGTGCGAACAATTTCACGGGTATCTATGAAAATTCCGATATATTTAAAAAGATAACTACCCTGATGGGATGGTAA
- a CDS encoding nucleotidyltransferase family protein produces MKAMIFAAGTGSRLKPFTDHTPKALIPVAGKPMLEHVILKLKEAGFNEIVVNVHHLGDQIIDFLTLNNNFGLEIHISDERDYLLETGGGIKHAARFLQGEEPFLVHNVDIVSNVNLKELYNHHLQTNPLATLLVSKRETSRNLLFNKENNLSGWRNKETGEIKSFYPHFDPSQYTEYAFNGIHVMSPQVFEWMEEWTGKFSIINFYLAVCAKAHIQAFQQEDLQILDIGKPDALQLAESFLKGI; encoded by the coding sequence ATGAAAGCGATGATTTTTGCGGCCGGAACGGGTTCACGACTGAAGCCTTTTACCGACCATACTCCCAAAGCTCTGATCCCCGTTGCGGGAAAACCGATGCTGGAACATGTTATTCTTAAACTTAAGGAGGCTGGATTTAATGAAATTGTTGTAAACGTTCATCATCTGGGTGATCAGATAATCGATTTCCTTACACTGAATAATAACTTTGGTTTAGAAATTCATATTTCTGACGAACGGGACTATCTTCTTGAAACCGGTGGAGGAATAAAACATGCTGCCCGGTTTCTGCAGGGAGAAGAACCCTTTCTGGTGCACAACGTGGATATTGTATCCAATGTGAACTTAAAAGAACTATATAACCATCACCTGCAAACAAATCCGCTTGCTACACTTCTTGTAAGCAAACGGGAGACTTCCCGTAACCTGTTATTCAATAAAGAGAATAACCTTAGTGGCTGGCGCAACAAAGAAACGGGAGAGATTAAATCGTTTTATCCCCACTTCGATCCATCGCAGTATACCGAATATGCGTTTAATGGAATACATGTGATGTCTCCGCAGGTTTTTGAATGGATGGAAGAATGGACTGGTAAGTTTTCTATCATAAACTTCTATCTTGCAGTCTGCGCCAAAGCGCATATACAGGCTTTTCAGCAGGAAGACCTTCAAATACTGGATATCGGAAAACCCGATGCCCTTCAATTGGCCGAAAGCTTTCTAAAAGGCATTTAA
- a CDS encoding GH92 family glycosyl hydrolase: MVKYVVSISFILLMIACSSVKKQPVDYVDPFIGTGFHGHTYPGATVPFGAVQLSPDTRRGNWDACSGYHYSDTTILGFSHTHLSGTGCIDLGDILFHPTTKEVKAVKDGYTYEPLAFSHKEEKASPGYYEVNLQEEGIKAELTASTYVGMHRYTFPKDANAHIIIDMAHSLDNEHIYELYLRQTADNEITGMRKTGGWVDNQCVFFVAQFSKPFKLKGTDRQSVLTFDVTDGSPLVCKVALSAVSGANAMKNMQEVKGFDFDQVHQTARNRWNDLLSSVVVEGGSDAEMTNFYTAMYHASVVPNVVSDSNGEYRTHDMRIASVDTGKKQYSTFSLWDTFRGWHPLMTLLDTTLVNNTINSFLTIYDATGELPIWPLASGETGTMIGYHAVSVIADAYMKGIRGYDVEKAFEAMKASANKNKKGASSYIELGFIPSNSKKESVSCLLEFAYDDWCIAQMAKELGKMDDYETYINRSQSFINVFDGQTKFFRGKRADGNWDTPFDPAEVGRAYTEATAWQYRFFAPHDVNGLIQLFGGKQAFTDALDNLFTAEAVKGDLSDITGLIGQYAHGNEPSHHLAYLYSYIGQPWKTQERVRNLLQTMYQPTPEGIVGNEDCGQMSTWYILSSLGFYSVCPGSNQFVLTSPIFEKTTMKLGNGKELIITATNPARNKYIDKVMLNGKEILSNYITYEQLMQGGTLDFTLSAEPNKTRGTKPATAPYSYTNRNVASIPYVTKDADLFVNQIEIALYSATDGATIRYTLDGSEPTEQSPEYKHSFVITNTTEIKAKAYLDGYDASRTFRLKATKAVFRNALNVKPSANGVSYIYTEGKYSLVKDVENSPVVERGIMAEPSIKQAKKPDHFGYIFSGLINVPVDGVYEFYTQTDDGSKLYIDNELVVDNDTSHAAIVATGRIPLKKGFHSYRFLYFEDYEGESLNWGWKVPGTTDFTNIPAKSLYITK; encoded by the coding sequence ATGGTAAAATACGTAGTTAGCATTAGCTTTATTCTCCTGATGATAGCGTGTAGCAGTGTTAAGAAGCAACCTGTCGATTATGTGGATCCTTTTATCGGAACCGGATTTCATGGTCATACCTATCCCGGAGCCACTGTGCCATTTGGAGCAGTACAATTAAGTCCGGATACTCGCAGAGGTAACTGGGATGCATGTTCCGGATATCATTATAGTGATACCACGATACTTGGATTTTCTCATACCCATTTAAGTGGTACCGGATGTATTGATTTAGGCGATATTTTATTTCATCCAACAACCAAAGAAGTCAAAGCCGTAAAAGACGGATATACCTACGAACCGCTGGCATTTTCTCATAAAGAGGAAAAGGCTTCTCCCGGATATTATGAAGTAAATTTACAAGAAGAAGGAATCAAAGCAGAGTTAACGGCGTCTACTTATGTAGGAATGCACCGCTATACATTTCCCAAAGATGCCAATGCGCACATTATCATCGATATGGCGCATAGCCTGGATAATGAGCACATTTACGAATTATATTTACGTCAAACGGCAGATAACGAAATAACAGGTATGCGTAAAACCGGTGGTTGGGTAGACAATCAGTGCGTTTTCTTTGTTGCTCAGTTTTCGAAACCATTCAAGCTAAAGGGAACAGATCGTCAGTCCGTTCTTACCTTCGATGTTACTGATGGAAGCCCTTTAGTCTGCAAGGTGGCTCTCTCTGCTGTAAGCGGAGCAAATGCCATGAAGAATATGCAGGAAGTAAAAGGATTTGATTTCGATCAGGTTCATCAGACAGCAAGAAACCGCTGGAACGATCTCCTTTCTTCCGTCGTTGTGGAGGGTGGTTCGGATGCAGAGATGACAAATTTCTATACAGCCATGTATCATGCAAGTGTTGTTCCCAATGTGGTCAGCGATTCGAACGGAGAATACCGTACGCACGATATGCGAATTGCTTCCGTGGATACTGGAAAAAAGCAATACTCAACTTTCTCTCTGTGGGATACATTCCGGGGATGGCATCCCTTGATGACTTTGCTGGATACAACGCTGGTCAATAATACCATAAACTCTTTTCTAACTATATATGATGCCACCGGCGAGTTACCTATATGGCCTCTTGCCTCCGGCGAAACAGGTACAATGATTGGCTATCACGCTGTTTCTGTTATTGCCGATGCTTATATGAAAGGGATTCGCGGATATGATGTGGAAAAAGCTTTCGAGGCAATGAAAGCTTCGGCAAATAAAAATAAAAAGGGGGCATCCTCCTATATCGAGTTAGGCTTTATTCCTTCAAATAGTAAGAAAGAGTCCGTTTCCTGTTTGCTCGAATTCGCCTATGATGACTGGTGCATCGCTCAAATGGCGAAGGAACTCGGAAAGATGGATGACTATGAAACATACATAAACCGTTCGCAATCTTTTATCAATGTATTCGACGGGCAGACTAAGTTTTTCCGTGGAAAAAGAGCAGACGGCAACTGGGATACGCCTTTCGATCCGGCTGAAGTAGGTCGTGCCTATACCGAAGCAACAGCCTGGCAGTATAGGTTCTTTGCTCCGCACGATGTGAATGGACTGATTCAGCTATTTGGCGGAAAGCAGGCATTCACCGATGCTTTAGACAATCTTTTTACGGCCGAGGCAGTAAAAGGCGATTTATCTGATATCACCGGTCTGATTGGGCAGTACGCTCATGGCAATGAACCGAGTCACCACCTGGCCTATTTATACAGCTACATTGGTCAGCCATGGAAAACACAGGAAAGGGTTCGTAACCTGTTACAAACGATGTACCAACCAACCCCTGAAGGGATTGTCGGCAACGAAGATTGCGGACAAATGTCAACCTGGTACATCCTGAGCAGTCTTGGCTTTTATTCAGTTTGTCCGGGAAGTAATCAGTTTGTATTAACATCTCCTATATTTGAAAAAACTACCATGAAGTTGGGAAATGGGAAAGAGTTAATCATCACAGCTACTAACCCTGCCAGAAACAAGTACATTGATAAGGTAATGCTCAACGGTAAAGAGATTTTGTCCAACTATATTACCTACGAACAATTAATGCAGGGAGGAACACTGGACTTTACTCTTTCGGCCGAACCGAATAAAACCAGGGGTACGAAGCCGGCAACCGCACCCTATTCTTATACGAACCGTAACGTGGCTTCTATTCCTTATGTAACCAAAGATGCGGACTTGTTTGTAAACCAGATTGAAATAGCACTTTATTCGGCAACAGACGGAGCTACTATTCGTTATACGCTGGATGGAAGCGAACCAACGGAACAATCCCCGGAATATAAGCATTCATTTGTTATCACAAATACAACGGAGATAAAAGCAAAGGCCTATCTGGATGGTTACGATGCAAGCCGGACTTTCAGATTGAAAGCAACAAAAGCCGTATTCCGTAATGCGTTGAATGTAAAACCTTCGGCAAACGGGGTTTCCTATATTTATACCGAAGGAAAATACTCCCTGGTGAAGGATGTGGAAAATAGTCCCGTCGTGGAGAGAGGAATTATGGCCGAGCCTTCCATTAAGCAAGCGAAGAAACCCGATCATTTTGGATATATTTTTTCCGGTTTGATAAATGTGCCGGTGGACGGGGTCTACGAATTTTATACTCAGACCGATGATGGAAGCAAACTTTATATCGATAACGAGCTGGTTGTAGATAACGACACGTCACATGCGGCAATCGTTGCTACAGGCCGTATTCCTTTGAAAAAGGGATTCCATTCATACCGCTTCCTCTATTTTGAAGATTATGAAGGCGAGTCGTTGAATTGGGGTTGGAAAGTACCCGGGACGACCGACTTTACAAACATTCCTGCAAAAAGTTTATACATCACTAAATAA
- a CDS encoding metallophosphoesterase, with the protein MIRLLKMKNSLLILSASLMCLGAEVKSAVPVRDITVVIAADTHFDLLPETDQFYHVRTINRLPGTFVWPEGGPLSFVGDTLRQLDGVLIAGDIFDKARPEIRSLYKERYEQGVGDKRIHFQVYPGFGNHDINPVSGDSLQNKAGRLFNLQFMDSVLQAKLAAGEILNLHASSRAYSWNVGDVHFVQMQTYAGDTSYSESNLDWLSDDLNRFASKGNPVVYIQHYGVDKWAQIWWPQEARNRLFDLLDQYNLAAFFVGHTHEPSVQTYRGYPIYQVNNAWPDEDGNGSFAVLRLKGDTVGITSCRWTDSLGHYEIVPPFLKSPLPRKISKEIHYNAFSHNDYWRQNPLKDALSFRFNCVEADLYLINGELYVSHDRPDTLDSKRTFKELYLKPLADRIRKNGGKVYPGSDRPFLLMVDCKTNGDAMYPVLKAQLEPYKDLFCSVEEGTFKERSVLFFLSGERPMTSLPQETTRITFLDGKIADLGKNIPYTLMPVVSDNFSAFFTWKGEGQMPADQLKRMREIMAQARKEGKLFRWWGAPDTENYKQFILKEGIDLIGADDLNSLFTILNESR; encoded by the coding sequence ATGATACGACTATTAAAGATGAAAAACTCCCTGTTGATTTTATCCGCATCCCTGATGTGTCTGGGAGCAGAGGTTAAGTCTGCGGTTCCGGTCAGAGACATTACGGTTGTTATTGCGGCGGATACTCATTTTGACTTGTTGCCGGAAACCGACCAGTTTTACCATGTGCGAACCATAAACCGGCTTCCCGGTACTTTTGTCTGGCCCGAAGGAGGTCCGCTTTCTTTTGTAGGGGATACCCTCAGGCAGCTCGACGGTGTACTAATTGCCGGAGATATATTTGATAAAGCCCGTCCGGAGATACGTTCACTTTATAAAGAGCGTTACGAACAGGGAGTGGGAGATAAACGCATTCATTTCCAGGTATATCCCGGTTTTGGAAATCATGATATAAATCCTGTTTCCGGAGATTCGTTGCAGAACAAGGCCGGAAGGTTGTTTAACCTTCAATTTATGGATTCGGTATTGCAGGCAAAACTTGCAGCCGGAGAGATACTGAATTTACATGCATCCAGCAGGGCCTATTCGTGGAATGTGGGCGATGTTCATTTTGTTCAGATGCAAACCTATGCAGGCGATACTTCGTATTCGGAGAGTAACCTCGACTGGTTGTCGGACGATTTGAACCGGTTTGCTTCCAAAGGGAATCCGGTGGTGTATATACAACATTACGGAGTTGATAAGTGGGCGCAGATCTGGTGGCCGCAAGAGGCGCGCAACCGGTTGTTCGATTTGCTTGATCAGTATAATCTGGCCGCATTCTTTGTCGGGCATACCCATGAACCGTCTGTTCAGACTTATCGGGGTTATCCGATATACCAGGTAAATAATGCCTGGCCGGACGAGGATGGTAACGGATCCTTTGCCGTTCTGCGTCTTAAGGGCGATACGGTGGGTATTACTTCCTGTCGGTGGACCGACAGCCTCGGTCACTACGAAATCGTCCCTCCTTTCCTTAAATCGCCCCTTCCTCGCAAAATAAGTAAGGAAATTCATTACAACGCTTTTTCTCATAACGATTATTGGCGCCAGAATCCGTTGAAGGATGCTTTGTCTTTCCGCTTTAATTGCGTGGAAGCAGATCTGTACCTGATTAACGGCGAATTGTATGTATCCCACGACCGTCCGGATACGTTGGATAGTAAACGTACATTCAAGGAGCTCTATTTGAAACCTCTGGCAGATCGTATCCGAAAGAATGGAGGAAAAGTATATCCGGGAAGCGACAGACCGTTTTTACTGATGGTCGATTGCAAAACAAATGGCGACGCTATGTATCCGGTTCTGAAAGCTCAATTGGAACCCTATAAAGATCTTTTTTGTTCGGTGGAAGAGGGCACATTCAAAGAGCGTTCTGTTTTGTTTTTCCTTTCCGGCGAACGCCCTATGACGAGTCTGCCGCAAGAAACAACCCGCATTACTTTCCTGGATGGGAAAATAGCTGATTTGGGAAAGAATATTCCCTATACGCTCATGCCGGTTGTCAGCGATAACTTTTCTGCTTTCTTTACCTGGAAGGGAGAAGGCCAGATGCCGGCGGACCAACTTAAGCGAATGCGCGAAATAATGGCGCAAGCACGTAAAGAAGGCAAACTGTTCCGTTGGTGGGGAGCACCCGATACCGAAAACTACAAGCAGTTTATATTAAAAGAAGGTATTGATCTTATCGGAGCCGACGATCTGAATTCATTGTTTACGATTCTGAACGAATCCAGGTAA
- a CDS encoding RNase adapter RapZ: MIIQKLKKLYLSYTGSEAENIEELPSSGSNRRYFRLFGLQTLIGVSGTSPEENCAFIYMADHFKSKGLPVPKVHCCSEDKSIYLQEDLGDTLLFDAVEKGRKSCVFDDYERTLLKKTISLLPSFQFSGADGLDFSNCYPQPEFNQRSILWDLNYFKYCFLKATGLDFQENILEDDFQKLSDVLLRNSSATFLYRDFQSRNVMIKDGEPYFIDFQGGRKGPVYYDVASFIWQAKAKFPEDLRQELLSDYISALRTFIPVDETYFRSQLKHFILFRTLQVLGAYGFRGYFEKKPHFIQSVPFAINNLRQLLHEDYPEYPYLCNILRKLTGLKQFSDDLQKRMLEVKIVSFAYKKGIPNDPSGNGGGFVFDCRAVNNPGKYERYNHFTGLDEPVITFLEEDGEITQFLDEAYTMVDASVKRYIDRGFTNLMVCFGCTGGQHRSVYSAQHLAEHLHEKFGVKIHLTHREQNIEQIFDATL; the protein is encoded by the coding sequence ATGATCATACAAAAACTTAAAAAGCTATACCTTTCCTATACAGGATCTGAGGCTGAAAACATTGAAGAATTACCCTCATCGGGGTCAAACCGCCGTTACTTCAGGCTTTTTGGTCTGCAGACACTTATTGGTGTTAGTGGTACCTCGCCCGAAGAGAACTGTGCTTTTATCTACATGGCCGACCATTTTAAGAGCAAGGGGTTACCTGTTCCAAAGGTGCACTGCTGCTCTGAAGACAAAAGTATTTATCTTCAGGAAGATTTGGGGGATACGCTTCTTTTCGATGCCGTTGAGAAAGGTAGAAAAAGCTGTGTATTTGATGACTATGAACGTACACTTTTGAAGAAAACGATTTCACTATTGCCTTCGTTTCAGTTCTCGGGCGCCGATGGTCTTGATTTCTCGAACTGCTATCCGCAGCCCGAGTTTAATCAACGATCCATTCTTTGGGATCTCAATTACTTTAAATATTGTTTTCTTAAAGCTACCGGACTCGATTTTCAGGAAAACATTCTGGAAGATGATTTCCAAAAATTATCGGATGTTCTTCTCCGCAATTCTTCGGCAACGTTTCTTTACCGCGATTTTCAGTCGAGGAACGTGATGATAAAGGACGGGGAACCTTATTTTATAGATTTCCAGGGTGGACGTAAAGGTCCGGTTTATTACGACGTGGCGTCTTTCATCTGGCAGGCAAAAGCCAAGTTTCCGGAAGATTTGCGACAGGAGTTGCTGAGTGATTATATCAGCGCGCTACGCACCTTTATTCCGGTGGACGAAACTTATTTCCGCAGTCAGCTTAAGCATTTTATTTTATTCCGTACGCTTCAGGTTCTGGGTGCCTATGGTTTCCGTGGTTACTTTGAAAAAAAGCCGCACTTTATACAGAGTGTGCCTTTTGCCATTAATAATCTGAGACAGCTGTTACACGAGGACTATCCAGAGTACCCTTACTTATGCAACATTCTGCGTAAGTTAACCGGACTAAAACAATTTTCGGACGATCTGCAAAAAAGGATGCTGGAAGTAAAAATAGTTAGCTTTGCTTACAAGAAAGGGATACCCAATGATCCTTCGGGCAACGGGGGTGGTTTTGTTTTTGATTGCCGTGCTGTAAACAATCCCGGTAAGTACGAACGATATAATCACTTTACCGGACTAGACGAACCGGTAATTACCTTTCTGGAAGAAGACGGTGAGATTACCCAATTCCTGGATGAAGCTTATACTATGGTTGATGCGTCCGTTAAAAGGTATATCGACAGAGGTTTTACTAACCTGATGGTTTGCTTTGGTTGTACCGGCGGACAACATCGTTCGGTCTATTCTGCGCAACACCTGGCCGAACACCTTCATGAGAAATTTGGTGTAAAAATCCACTTGACTCACAGGGAACAGAATATTGAACAAATCTTTGATGCGACATTATGA
- a CDS encoding NADP-specific glutamate dehydrogenase, with protein MKAIEVLDTLKRRFPNEPEYHQAVEEVLSTIEDAYNQHPEFEKSNLIERLCIADRAFSFRVTWMDDKGSIHTNMGYRIQHNNAIGPYKGGIRFHSSVNLSILKFLAFEQTFKNALTTLPMGGGKGGSDFNPKGKSNAEIMRFCQAFIMELWRHIGPQTDVPAGDIGVGGREVSFMYGMYKKLARENTGTFTGKGLEFGGSLIRPEATGYGNVYFLLEMLKTRNIDIKGKVVTVSGSGNVAQYTVEKLIELGAKVVTMSDSNGYIYDEDGIDSEKLAYIMDLKNLYRGRIKEYADHYGCKFVEGGRPWNEKCDIAMPSATQNELNGDDAKTLLANGCFAISEGANMPSTPEAIEEFLAAKVLYAPGKAANAGGVSVSGLEMTQNSIKLSWSREEVDEKLKSIMNSIHTQCVQYGTEADGTVNYVKGANVAGFMKVAKAMMAQGVL; from the coding sequence ATGAAGGCAATTGAAGTATTGGATACGTTGAAAAGACGTTTCCCAAATGAACCTGAGTATCATCAGGCTGTAGAGGAAGTTCTCTCTACAATTGAAGACGCTTACAACCAACACCCTGAATTTGAAAAAAGCAATTTAATTGAACGTCTTTGCATCGCAGACAGAGCATTCTCTTTCCGTGTTACCTGGATGGATGACAAAGGTTCTATTCACACCAACATGGGTTACCGTATCCAGCATAACAATGCAATCGGCCCGTACAAAGGTGGTATCCGTTTCCACTCGTCTGTAAACCTTTCTATCCTTAAATTCCTTGCTTTCGAGCAAACATTTAAGAATGCGCTTACTACACTTCCTATGGGTGGTGGCAAAGGTGGCTCGGACTTCAATCCTAAAGGAAAATCGAATGCAGAAATCATGCGTTTCTGCCAGGCATTCATTATGGAATTGTGGCGTCATATTGGTCCGCAGACAGACGTTCCTGCCGGCGATATCGGTGTTGGTGGCCGCGAAGTTAGCTTCATGTACGGTATGTACAAGAAACTTGCCCGCGAAAATACAGGAACTTTCACTGGTAAAGGTCTTGAATTTGGTGGTTCTCTTATTCGTCCCGAAGCTACTGGTTACGGAAACGTTTACTTCCTGCTTGAAATGCTTAAGACCCGCAATATTGACATTAAAGGTAAGGTAGTTACCGTATCTGGTTCGGGCAACGTGGCTCAGTATACCGTTGAAAAATTAATTGAACTTGGCGCAAAGGTGGTTACCATGTCCGATTCAAACGGTTATATCTATGATGAAGACGGAATTGACAGCGAGAAACTAGCTTACATCATGGATTTAAAGAATCTATACCGTGGCCGTATCAAAGAATATGCAGATCATTACGGATGCAAATTCGTTGAAGGCGGACGTCCATGGAACGAAAAATGTGATATCGCTATGCCTAGCGCTACTCAGAATGAATTGAATGGCGACGATGCAAAAACATTGCTTGCCAACGGATGTTTTGCTATTTCTGAAGGAGCTAACATGCCTTCTACTCCCGAAGCTATCGAAGAATTCCTTGCTGCCAAGGTTTTATATGCTCCGGGTAAAGCTGCTAATGCAGGTGGTGTATCTGTTTCTGGTTTGGAAATGACGCAAAACTCGATCAAGTTGAGCTGGAGCCGCGAAGAAGTAGACGAAAAGCTGAAGAGCATTATGAATTCTATCCATACACAATGTGTACAATACGGTACTGAAGCCGATGGTACGGTAAACTATGTGAAGGGTGCAAATGTAGCCGGATTTATGAAGGTTGCTAAAGCCATGATGGCTCAGGGCGTTTTATAA